Genomic window (Chondrocystis sp. NIES-4102):
TTAAGTAATCCATTTTATTTACAAGGTAATACCGTATTCAGCAGTGCCAGTATCGGTATAGTGGAAGTCAATCATGAGTATGAAGATAGTTCAGCAATTCTAAGAGATGCAGATATAGCCATGTATCGGGCAAAACAAGGAGGCAAAGCAAGGTATCAAGTATTTAATCCCCAAATGTACCAAGATACTAAAGAATTATTAGAAATAGAGAATGATTTACGTCAAGCTATATTGCGTCAGGAATTTATGCTTTATTACCAGCCAATAATATCCTTAGATAATCATAAATTGTATGGCTTTGAAGCCTTGTTACGTTGGCAACATCCAACTAAGGGGTTAATATATCCAGACAAGTTTATTCCTTTAGCTGAAGAAACAGGCTTAATTATTAAAATGGGAGAATGGGTTTTAAAAGAAGCCTGTACTCAATTGCATTTATGGCAGACTAAATACTCTGATTTACAAGATTTAAAGGTCAGTGTTAACATTGCCAGTCAACAACTCAAAGATCCAAATTTCTTGTCCATTTTAGAGCAAACTTTGGCACAAACTGGGTTATCGAGTAATTCAATACATCTTGAGATTACGGAAAGTACTCTTATGGATTATAAACCCGAAACAATTAATTTATTACATGAAATTCAAAACAGAGGCATAAAATTAAATATTGATGACTTTGGGACTGGGTATTCATCACTACAATATTTAAATCGTTTTCCTATTAGTAGTCTTAAGATTGATCGCTCCTTTACTTTAGGAATGCTACAGGAGAGGGAAAACTTTGAAATTGTTAAAATGATTATAACTTTAGCAAAAACTTTAAAGATTGGTGTTATTGCCGAAGGAATTGAAAATTTAAGACAACTAAAAGTGTTAAAAACCTTTAATTGTCAGTTAGGTCAAGGACATCTTTTTTCAGAACCAGTTGATGCAACTACTGCTGAATTAATGCTTTCTTAATTGATAATTATTTTTTTAAGATATAAATGTAAAACAGATATACTAGCTATTTACAATAGAGTATTTTATCTTTTAAATTTAAGTAATTTGATAATTATTTAATTTAGATGCAGATGAGAAGCTATCAAATAAATGAGCTTAAAATTGTTAGTAAGTTTACTCATTCCTTTTTTCATTAAAAAGAAATCTTAGAGGAAGTGACCCATCTGGCTTCCCCATAGCAAGTTTATTTTTATATGGATTGTTTATATTTCGCGCTTCTTATCCATCTGGGATTTATATAAAGCTTTAATTTTTCTCTTAGTATTTGTAATTCATATAATTATTATATTTTTTCTTCCACGTGAGCAACAGAAACATTTATTATACTTCCATTCTTTTTATATATTATTACCATTAAAAAGCAACTGGTCTTTACCCTTCACCATCTTAATAGCATATTAGAGAAAAGTAGCTAATAATAAATATATAATAATATTAATTATACAATTCTACTATTTAATATAGAAACAATAATTTATCTATAAAAAAAAATTAATCTAGCTGCCAAAATATAACCATTAATTTAATAATAATTGACCTACGGCGATGTGCCGTATTCGTCGCCCGTGGGCGCGGAGTACCCAAAGGGCATTTCTATAATCTATGACCTTATATAATATTTCTATTCAATATTAATTCTAGGTAATCGATGCTTAAAGCCACAAAGAATTTCCCAAGAAATAGTATTCAAAGCAGTCGCCCAATCATCGGCGGAAATTTTAAAATTATTTTCTTGCCCTATTAAAGTAACAATATCTCCTGCTTGTAAATTAGGAATATTATCCACATTAAGCATCAATTGATCCATCGTGATTGTGCCAATTTGAGGAACTAATTCACCTGCTACAATTGCTTGGAGACGATTAGATAAATTACGAGGAATACCATCAGCATAACCAATACCTACAACGGCAATTTTAGTAGCTTTCTGCGTAATATATTTACGACCATAACTAACTCCCTCTCCCGCAGGAATAGTTTTAATTTGAGTAATTTTAGCTTTAACCTGCAAGACAGGCTGAAGATTAATAATAGATTCTAAATGAGGGCTAGGATATAAACCATAGAGAGCTAATCCAACCCTAACTATGTCATAATGACAACTAGAATCACTCAAAGTAGCTGCTGAATTCGCCAAATGCAATTGAGGTAAAGGAAATCCTCTAACTAATAATTGCTTAATACAGTGACGAAAACGTTGATGTTGCAAATCCATAATAGTGCGATCGCGCTGGTCATCAGCCGTGGCAAAATGAGAATAAATACTAGCAATTTTTAAATTCCCCAACCCTGCTACCAATTCCACAAACTCAACCGCTTCTTGCCAATTAGTGCCTAAACGAGACATCCCTGTATCCAATTTAAGATGCACTGGTAAAGATTTACCAATAGTTGCTAAAGTAGAGGCAAAAATCAAGGCTTGAGAACAATTACAAATAGTCGGCTCAAGTTCCCAAGCTGCAACCGCTTTAATATCCTCTGGAGCATTAATTGCACCTAAAATTAAAATTGGGGCGGTAATTCCTGCTTGACGCAATTCTACTCCTTCTGCTAGAGTAGCGATCGCCAAACAATCTGCACCATGATCTAAAGCAGTTTGAGCCACAGTCACTGCACCATGACCATAAGCATCAGCTTTAACTACTGCCATAAGTTTTGTAGCAGGGGCAAGCAATTTTTTTAAAGATCTGACATTATTAGCTAAGGCAGTTAAATCTATTTCTATCCAAGCACGTTGACGATTGACTAAGAAAGATAAGGCATCTTGTGACGCTAATGTGGGATCAATTTTGCTTTGTTGCTGCCAACTCACCATATTTGTCTTGTAGATTCTGATCCTAATTGTTGCTGTTATTATTCACTAAATCTTAGTCGAGAATAAAATAAGGTCAAGACTTCTTTTTATATCCTGACTGCGTTAAACTACCTCTAAGCCTTAAGCAATAGTTATCAAACTACATTAATTAGTAAGTGTGTGTTACCATCTTTTGCATAAATAATATAAGTCTTTGTTATGGGTAAGGTTTTAGTTTTGAATGCCTCCTATGAACCCCTGAATATCACCAGTTGGCGGAGGGCGGTGGTATTACTCTTAAAAGGCAAAGCTGAACAATTAGAACACAAAGGGAAAGTTATCTACACAGGTTTTCCGCAGCCTACAGTAATTAGGTTACGCTACTATGTTAGAGTTCCCTACAAAGAAATTCCGCTCACTCGTCGTAACGTTTTAGAGAGAGACTGTAATAGCTGTCAGTATTGTCAAGATAAAGGTGATCAATTGACTATAGACCATGTAATTCCGCGATCGCGTGGTGGTGGAGATACCTGGGAAAATTTGGTTGCAGCCTGCGTAAGATGTAATGTTAAGAAGGGAAGCAGAACTCCTAAAGAAGCTGGAATGACCTTATTAACTAAGCCTCGCCGTCCCTATAGTAGCTTACATTTTGAACTGATAAAATATACTCAGGGAAACTCTAATCAAGAGTGGAAAAAATACGTGATCGGAATTTAATTCTTTAGACAGTCATTTATTAAATAAGTTAATGGTAAACTCAGTATTTCTAACTAAATCAGTATATATATACCATAATATCCAGTAGTCAAATATGACTACCAACAGCATAATTATATGTCCTCACATTTAAACACTTCTCTCGAACATCATCTTGCAACCAAAAAAATAGCTAATAAAAAACAGTTAGAAGCAGTCGATAGTAATCAGTTGAATTTAGAGAGTAATAAAGTTAGTGATCTTGCCAAAATAACTCAAAGGTTTCGCCAAACGCTGGAAAAACATCAAGGGGAAAGACAAATTGTCATTATTCAGGACTTTCCTGATCCCGATGCCCTCTCCAGTGCTTGGGCGTATCAACTGATTGCCTTAAACTATGAGATCAATTGCGATATCTTTTATGGTGGTACATTATCTCATCAAGAAAACATCGCCTTAGTAAGATTAACAGGTTTACCTGCTAAAAGGATCGTCAATAATAGTTTAAAACTCGAAGACTTGAGTGTGTACAAAGGCTGTGTTTTAGTTGATAGTCAGGGAACTAATAGCCAAATTTTTCCTTTAGTAGAAGAAGCTAATATCCCTTTAATAGTAGTAATCGATCACCACAGCAAACAACAAGACTTAGGAGCAGAATTTATTGATCTACGTCCTCAAACTAGAGCAACAGCAACAATTCTAACTCAATATATCCAACAAGGGTTATTAAAGTTTGATAGTAGCAACGAAAATCATATTAAGTGTGCTACAGCCTTAATGCACGGTATACGTTCAGATACCAATCGCTTAATGCAGGCTAAAGAAGAAGATTTTATGGCTGCTGCCTATCTTAGTCGCTTTTACGATTCACAACTACTCAATGCTGTCTTACAGTCAGCGCGATCGCGTCGAGTTATGGATGTTATAGAACGCGCCCTGAGAAACCGCATTATTAAAAATAATTTTTCCATTTCAGGGGTTGGGTATCTACGTTATGACGATCGCGATGCTATACCCCAAGCAGCCGATTTTTTGGTGACTGAGGAGGATATTCATACAGCAGTTGTTTATGGTATTGTCCATAATGAAGATGATGATAGTGAATTAGTTATCGGCTCATTAAGAACCACTAAACTAACTTTAGATCCCGATGAATTTATCAAAGAAACTTTAGGTACAGATACCCAAGGTAGATTCTTTGGTGGTGGTCGTTATATGGCTGGCGGATTTGAAATTCCCATTGGTTTTTTAAATAGCTTTAATGATAATTCTGAGTATACTAAACTTAAGTGGGAAGTTTTTGACACTCAGATTAAACGTAAGCTTATGCGTTTAGTTGAACCTGGAGATAATGTCATTTCCACTGATTAAAAGACTAAACAGATAATTGTCTCTAAACGATGAAAGTTTATTTAATCCGTCATGGTATTGCTGCTCAAAAAGGTACTTATTCTGACGATCAAAAACGTCCTCTGACAGATAAAGGTCGTCAGAAAACAACCCAAGTAGCACAACGTTTATTAGCTGTTGGCGTTAAATTTGACTTAATCTTAAGTAGTCCATTAGTCAGAGCCAAGGAAACCGCAGAAATATTACAAAATCAAGGTTTATCATCGGGTATTGAGTCTTTTCCAGCCTTGCAACCTGATGGAGCAATAGAACAGTGGTTAGAATGGTTGCAGCAAGATAAAGTTCAAAATAATGATAGTTCGATGGCTTTAGTGGGACATCAACCCGATTTGGGTGATTGGGCAGAAAAACTAGTTTGGGGGACAAGTAAAGGACAGCTAATAGTTAAAAAGGCTGGTATTATTGGTTTGAATTTACCCCCTATAGGGACACCGATCGCTAGAAGTACTTTATTTTTATTAACTTCTCCTAAATGGCTCATTTAAAATTAGGCACGCTTGTACTAGGCACGCTTGCACGCTTGTATTAGGCACAACTTTAAAGAAGGGGTTTTAGACCTTTGATTGGGACGATAATACTCAAGAAGAAGAAGCCACAAAAAAAAGCTCAAAGTCTAAAAGCAGATTTGAACTTATTAAATAACCAATTAATACTATATTCCTGAATATTTAATTTTGTAGGGAATTTCTTCGACAGATAAATGCTCCGCATCCAAATTATCATAAACTAGTTGCAGTCTAACTTCACCTGCGTACTTACTCAACCTACCACTATAAAGTCGCGCGTCTGTACCTAAACTTTGAATCCTAATCTTACCGCCAAAAACAGTTGCTCTAGCCAAGTAAATTACCAAATCATCCCGTGAATGACGGTTGACAGTAGTACTAGCGGTTAAATGGGCAAGTCCACGCTCATCTATTTCTTGAGACATAGCGATCGCTGTATTACGAACCCCTTGAATCGCGACAATAGCTGCTGCTACTACCATAGTTATATCCGTGCCATCATCGGTAAATATTTGATTATTAGCAAGATATTGAAAATTATCTTCTCCCAAATCTTCGCGAATACGACGATGAATTATATTTTCAGGATGATAATCGGTTAATGTCCCAACTATTGCCCCACAGGCATGACGAGGCTTGCGCCAAGGAGATTCTTGGGTTTTACCATAGATGCGTTTGCCTTCTTCTTCTAAACGTCCTACATGAGTTTTTAAATCGACAGCCACTAAAACCATAGATTGAGGATTACCTTGATAAAGTCTTTGGCGCAACGGTTCATCCAATTGATGAGCAACCGTAACATGAGCTAAAGTAGCACCATTATCTGTACCA
Coding sequences:
- a CDS encoding alanine racemase, with amino-acid sequence MVSWQQQSKIDPTLASQDALSFLVNRQRAWIEIDLTALANNVRSLKKLLAPATKLMAVVKADAYGHGAVTVAQTALDHGADCLAIATLAEGVELRQAGITAPILILGAINAPEDIKAVAAWELEPTICNCSQALIFASTLATIGKSLPVHLKLDTGMSRLGTNWQEAVEFVELVAGLGNLKIASIYSHFATADDQRDRTIMDLQHQRFRHCIKQLLVRGFPLPQLHLANSAATLSDSSCHYDIVRVGLALYGLYPSPHLESIINLQPVLQVKAKITQIKTIPAGEGVSYGRKYITQKATKIAVVGIGYADGIPRNLSNRLQAIVAGELVPQIGTITMDQLMLNVDNIPNLQAGDIVTLIGQENNFKISADDWATALNTISWEILCGFKHRLPRINIE
- a CDS encoding HNH endonuclease → MGKVLVLNASYEPLNITSWRRAVVLLLKGKAEQLEHKGKVIYTGFPQPTVIRLRYYVRVPYKEIPLTRRNVLERDCNSCQYCQDKGDQLTIDHVIPRSRGGGDTWENLVAACVRCNVKKGSRTPKEAGMTLLTKPRRPYSSLHFELIKYTQGNSNQEWKKYVIGI
- a CDS encoding phosphohistidine phosphatase SixA; translation: MKVYLIRHGIAAQKGTYSDDQKRPLTDKGRQKTTQVAQRLLAVGVKFDLILSSPLVRAKETAEILQNQGLSSGIESFPALQPDGAIEQWLEWLQQDKVQNNDSSMALVGHQPDLGDWAEKLVWGTSKGQLIVKKAGIIGLNLPPIGTPIARSTLFLLTSPKWLI